The genomic interval CACGGTCTCGCCCTCGGGCGTGACGTGGGCGTCAATGCCCTCCATGTTGTCGATCTCGTGGCCGAGATCGGCCGAGAACAGTGTGAGGCCATCGACCAGCGCGTTCGGCGCGATCGACTTGAGCTGTAGCGACCGGATCCGGATATTGACGCCGGTGAACCAGGAGAATTTTCGTTCCAGCACCAACAGCTCGCCCGAGGGCAGCAGCACGGCGTCGCTGATGTCAAAATTCTCGGTGCGGCGGATCGAGAACTGGCCGGGCGTCGGGCCGCCGACCAGGAACGCGATGAGATTGCCGCTTCCGTCGAGCCCGCGCTCGGACAGTGCGATCAGCGTGCCCGCGAGCGGCTGTCCCTTCGGCACCACGACGAGGGCTTCGAGGCCTTTGTTGTAGGGCAATCGTTTCGCGGCTGATGGCAGCGGCATCACTTCGCCGCGTGACCGCGTAAACCCCTTTGAGAAATCGTAGCGCAAGAGCTGGTTGACGCGCTCGAGCCCGACATAGACGTAGGAGCCGTCGAGCGCGAGCGATTCCGAATCGTACCAGTAGCGCTTTTCGGTGATGGGACGGCCGTCCGCATTGAGCATCGGCGAGGCCTCGACGTTTTCGAGCCCGACCATTTCGCGGCCCGCATAGCGGATACGACCGGTGAACCAGGTGGCCTGGTCCGAGATCGCGATGAAGCGCTCGCCTTTGCTGTCGAGGCGAATGCCGGAGAGGCCGCCAAAGCCGCGATGCGGCGAGGTCAGCACAAGACCGCTGCGATAGTCGAGCGAGCCGAAGCGCGTGCGCGTGCGATCGCGCGGCTCGAAGGCGAGAATCGCCCGCGCGTTGACCTCGATGGCGACCGGCTCGGTGACGGCGTGCTCGGCGATGCCGGTCGCCGATTTCGGCGGCGACTCGGTCGCGAGCTGGGCCTGCGCAAGGCCCGGTACTGCAAGAATGGAAACCCCCGCCGCCGCGCGGCTGAGAAACTGGCGGCGGGAGGCGCGTGTGCTCACGAATGCAATTTGCGGCGCGGGCGGCTCGTCGTGGTCGGCTGCGGCGCGACGTTGGTCTCGCTGAACAGCTCGGCGAGCTTGTCGGTGATGGCGCCGCCGAGTTCTTCCGCGTCCACGATCGTCACCGCGCGGCGATAATAGCGCGTGACGTCATGGCCGATGCCGATCGCGATCAGCTCCACCGGCGAGCGCGTCTCGATCTCCTCGATGATGTGGCGCAGATGCCGCTCGAGATAGTTGCCGGGATTGACCGACAGCGTGGAATCGTCGACCGGCGCACCGTCCGAGATCATCATCAGGATCTTGCGCTGTTCGGTGCGGCCGAGCAGACGCTTGTGCGCCCAGTCCAGCGCCTCGCCGTCGATGTTTTCCTTGAGCAGCCCCTCGCGCATCATCAGGCCGAGATTCTTTCGCGCACGGCGCCAGGGGGCATCCGCCGATTTGTAGATGATGTGGCGGAGGTCGTTGAGACGGCCGGGATTGGCCGGCTTGCCGGCAGCAAGCCACGCCTCTCGCGACTGCCCACCCTTCCAGGCGCGCGTGGTGAAGCCGAGAATCTCGACCTTGACGCCGCAACGCTCCAGCGTGCGCGCCAGAATATCGGCGCAGGTCGCCGCGACCGTGATCGGGCGTCCACGCATCGAGCCGGAATTATCGAGCAGCAACGTCACCACGGTGTCGCGGAACGTCGCCTCCTTCTCGCGCATGAAGGATAGCGGATGGTAGGGATCGGTCACCACGCGCGACAGGCGCGCGGGATCCAGAATGCCTTCTTCGAGGTCGAACTCCCAGGCGCGGTTCTGCTGCGCCATCAGCCGGCGTTGCAGCCGGTTGGCGAGCCGCGCGACGATGCCTTGCAGATGCGCGAGCTGCTTGTCGAGATAGGAGCGCAGGCGCTCGAGCTCGTCATGGTCGCAGAGGTCTTCGGCCGCGATCACCTCGTCGAATTTTGGCGCAAAGGCATGGTACTCGGGGCCACGCGGCTCGTTGGCGCCGCGCGAATTCGGCCGCGTCGCCTCGCCCGGCGTCTCGTCGTCGCCGAGCTCGCCGTCATCAAACGTGTCTGAGGTCGAGGCCTGCGCGCTTTCCATCGCGCTGTCGCTCATCTCCTCGGTCGTCGCCTGCGCCTGGTCGGCGCTCATCTCTTGCGCGGCGTCGGAATCGGGCGAGCCTTCGGCACCGGACTGGTCGTTCTCGCCGTCGCTGTTTTCGTCCTGATCCTGGTCATCGTCGGAATCGGCGTTGCGTTCGTCGCCGATGTCGAGCGCGGTGAGCAGGTCGTGCACGGCGTCGCCGAACCTGCCCTGGTCCTCGACCAGGCGATCCAGACGATCGAGCCGCGCGCCGATCTTGTCTTCGAGAATCGGACGCCAGAGATCGACCATCTTCTTGGCGGCCGTCGGCGGCGCCATTCCGGTGAGGCGTTCGCGCACCAGCATCGCCAGCGCATCCGAAAGCGGCGCATCGGCGCGGTCGGTGATCTCGTCGAACTTGCCGCGATGAAAATGGTCGTCGAGCATCGCAGTGAGGTTTTTCGCAACGCCCGCCATGCGGCGCGCGCCGATCGCCTCCACCCTCGCCTGCTCGACGGCCTCGAACACGCCGCGCGCCTGCGGGTTGCCCGGCATCAGCTTGCGGTGAACTTTTGGATCGTGACACGCGAGTTTGAGCGCGATGGAATCGGCGTGGCCGCGCACGATCGCAGCATCGCGCTTGGTCATTTTTCGCGCGGGTTCGGGCAGGCGCGCCTTGCCGGGCGCAAGGCCCGGACGCTCGGCGGCAAAGCTGACGTCGAGCTCGGGCGCCTTCGCGATCGCCTTCAGGCAGGAGGTCACCGCCCGCTTGAACGGCTCGGTGGGCGCTTCCTTGGCTCCACTGCGGAATTTGGAATTGGATGTGCTCATAGCGACTTCGTAAACCAATGGCGCGTCACGCCGCCCGGATAGCCGTCAATGGCGCCGAACTCCTCGTAGCCGCAACCGCGGTAGAAGCCCGGCGCCTGGAAACTCATCGTGTCGAGATAGGAACGGGTCGCCCCGATCCGTCTCGCTTCGTCCTCGATCGCCGCGATCAGCTTCGTGCCGTGATCCTTGCCGCGGTATTTCTGCTCGATCCAGAACAGCTGGATGAACAGCACCGTGGTCCAGACTTCACCGACGATTCCGCCGACGATCTTGCCGCGCTCTTTCAGGGAAATCGCGAGGCGCTTGTACTTCTGCCTCCCCAGCTTCTCGGTGTTGTAACCGATGAGCCCGCCGAGCACGGCTTTCTTGGTTGTCCCAATGCTGCGCTCGACGGTGATGGAGGCCATTTCTTCAATTACTTGGTTCTAGCTGAGCGCCACGTTGACCGCCGATTCCGGCAGCTCTGCATTGAAGCAGCGCTGATAGAACTCGGCGACCAGGGGACGCTCGAGCTCGTCGCACTTGTTGAGGAAGGTGACGCGGAAGGCAAAACCGATATCGCCAAAAATGTCGGAGTTTTCCGCCCAGGTGATCACCGTGCGCGGGCTCATCACCGTCGACAGATCGCCATTGGCGAAGGCGTTGCGGGTGAGATCGGCAAGGCGCACCATCTTGTTGACGATGTCGCGGCCTTCCTGGGTGCGATAGTGCTTGGCCTTCGCCAGCACGATCTCCACTTCCTCGTCATGGCCGAGATAGTTGAGCGTGGTGACGATCGACCAGCGGTCCATCTGGCCCTGGTTGATCTGCTGGGTGCCGTGATAGAGGCCCGAGGTGTCGCCGAGGCCGACCGTGTTGGCGGTCGAAAACAGGCGGAAGGCCGGATGCGGCTTGATCACCTTGTTCTGGTCGAGCAGCGTCAGGCGGCCCGACACTTCCAGCACGCGCTGGATCACGAACATCACGTCCGGGCGGCCGGCGTCATATTCGTCGAACACCAGCGCGACGTTGTGCTGAAGCGCCCAGGGCAAGATACCGTCGCGGAATTCGGTGACCTGCTTGCCGTCCTTGACCACGATCGAGTCCTTGCCGACGAGGTCGATACGGCTGATGTGGCTGTCGAGGTTGACGCGCACGCAGGGCCAGTTCAGCCGTGCGGCGACCTGCTCGATATGGGTCGATTTGCCGGTGCCGTGATAGCCGGTGACCATGACGCGGCGGTTCTTGGCAAAGCCTGCGAGAATGGCGAGCGTGGTGGCGCGGTCGAAGCGGTAATCGGCATCGACTTCGGGCACGTGAGGATCGACCTCGGAATAGGCCGGCACTTCGAGGTCGCTGTCGATCCCAAAGACCTGGCGCACCGACACCTTCATGTCGGGCATTCCGTTGACTTCCTCAACTTTGGACAGGGCGGCGGTCGTCATTCATCCTCCGAGGTCCCGGGCGGTCCCGAAACCGGTTATTCGCACGTTGGCTGCGGCTGGGTGCTGTAGCGAACGTATCAGAGACCATGGACGGGCAGAAGCCCGCGCGCAAATCAAAGTTCCATTGTCTTATCATTGAGATAGGCAAGGAACGCGATTTTGGGAAGGCTGCCCTGCGAATCACGCCCAAATTTTGCGTTTCTAGAGGCGCACTGCCGCCGGTCCGGGGCACTTTCGCCCCCTTGCCCGACTTATGTAAGGTCCGGCTGCCGTCATTCCGGGGCGGCTCGAAGAGCCGAACCCGGAATCTCGAGATTCCGGGTTCACGCTCCAGGCCGCGCTTTGCGCGGCCCCCGTCGCGCGCCCCGGAATGACAGTGCATGTGGAGACAACGTGACGTCATTCCTCGATCCCTTCATCGCGTTCGTCTCGGCCCATGCCTGGCTGGCCTACCTGACCCTGTTCCTGGCGGCACTGCTGGAAGCCGTTCCGGTGGTCGGGTCCGTCGTGCCCGGCTCGACCATCATTTTGGCGCTGAGTGCGCTGATTCCGGGCGGGGAGTTGAAGCTGCAGTGGGTGCTGCTTGCGGCTGCATTCGGCGCGGTGGTCGGTGACGGCTCGGCCTATTGGGTCGGGCACCGCCGGCAGCGCGAGATCCTCAACACCTGGCCACTGACCAACTATCCGCGCGTCGTCGAGGAGAGCGAGACGTTCTTCCAGCGTTTTGGCACCTGGGCAGTGTTCTTCGCCCGCTTCGTGCCGCCGATCCGCGCCTTCGTGCCGGTTACGGCCGGTGCGCTCGGGATGCAGCCCGCACGATTCTACGCGGTCAACATTCCCGCGATTTTGCTCTGGGCGCCCGCGCATGTGCTGCCGGGCGTGCTGGCGGTGTCGGCCCTGCACGAATATGCCGGCCTGCCGCACCATGAGCATGTGGGAAAGCATCTCTGGATGTTCGCGGTGGCCGGGATCGCGATCATTTTGGGGCTCGCGATCTGGACCGTTCGGCGGAGGCACGGCAGCAAGACGCCGGCGAAGACGGCGGCTTAGGCCAAGCCGACAATCGTAGCGATCTTTCTTACCCTCCCCCTCCAGGGGAGGGTGGCAGCTCGTTTGCGTTTAGGTCTTCGACTCCGGCACAACCACCCTGCGTCCCGGCGCCGGCCCGACATAACGCGCGCGCGGGCGGATCAGCTTGCCGAAGGCCAACTGCTCGCTGGCATGCGCGATCCAGCCGACGCTGCGCGACATCGCAAACAAAGCGAGCTCGCTGCCGGGCGGAAACCGCAGCGCGTGCACGAGGACGGCGAGCGCGTAGTCGATATTGACGAGCTCGCCGGTCGCCTCCGCGATTCTAGCGGGCACTTCCGTGGTGAATTTGCGCGGCGCCCCGGCGCGGGCGAGCGCACGCAGCAGCGACTGCGCGCGGGGATCGCCGCGCTTGTAGACGCCGTGTCCAAAACCGGCAAAGCGCTCGCCGAGCGCGACGCGCTCGCGCACCATCGGCTCGACGTCGCGATCGACAAGCGTTTTGACGAGCTGTGAAGCCAGCACGCCGGCGCCGCCATGTTTTGGGCCCTTCAGCGCGGCGAGGCCGGCGATGACGGCGTCATACAGATTGAGACCGGTCGAGGCGGCGCAGCGCGCGGTGAAGGTGGAAGCATTGAGTTCGTGATCGGCGAGCAGCACCAGCGCACGGCGAACGAGATCCGGAGCATGCTTGTTGTCGGGTGCCCAGGCCCTTGCGATCTGCTGATGCAGCGGCTCGGCCGACGGCTCGGCATTGAGCATGGTGGCGACCAGCAGCCGGACGATGCGGGCGCCAACCAGCGCCCGGCCATCGGGCGCGCGGGTGAAGGCGCGGGGATCGGCGCTGGACGCGAGCGCGAGAACGGCGATGGCGCGATCGATCGGCGCAGCACGCCGCGCGGCTTGCGCGATCGCGCGCATCTCGTCGGAAACGTGCGGGCAGTTGTCCGGCGCAAAGGGATCGACGCCGGAGACGTCCCACAGCAGCGTCGCCGTGTGCTCCAGCGTGTCGCTTTCGGAGAGGTCGACGCAGTTCACGCCGCGATAGATCGGCCCGTCCTCGGTGATGGTCGCGATCTCCGTATCCATCACCGGCAGGTCGGCATCGAAACTGCGCAATCCTCGCGGCTCCGGTGTCGGGGCGCGGCGATCCTTCAGGTTGCGGACGTCCTCGGCGCGGTAGCGATTCTTGCGCGAATCCGCCGTCGGCTCGGAGCGGATCAGGCCGCGACTGACATAGGCGTAGAGGGTCGCCGGTGAGATCGCGAGTTCCGCGGCAGCTTCACGGGCCGAGAGGTAGAGCTCCGGAGAATTTTTCATATTGATTTATGTAATCAAGATTGATCAATCTGTCGAGAGGCCCGACCTTTCCCGCATTGCGAAAGGAGAACGGGCCATGAATATCCAACTCACCAAAAGCCAGATCGGGCTGGACGGCGTTCCCGCGGCCGAAACCGTGCTGAGCCATGTCGATGGCGAGCGCGGCGAACTGATCATCGCCGGCGAGCATGTCGGCCGTCTCGTTGCCGAATCGAGTTTCGAGGGAGTGACCGCGCGTCTGTGGAACGGCGCGATGGGGAGCAAGCTGACTGAGGCCAATGTGCGGGCGAGCCTCGGCGAAGCCCGCGCACGCGCTTTTGCCCGGCTGCCCGATCTCTTGCCGGCGACGCGTGGCATGGGGATCGTCGACGGGTTTCGCGCGGCGGTCGCAGGCCTTCGCGCCGAGCACGGGCTCGACCACGAGGCGACCATTGTGGGCGCCTTTCCAGTGATCGCGGGCGCGCTGGTGCGCCGGGCCAAGGGCGAGCATCCGGTCACGCCCGACCCGAGCGTGAGCCATGCCGCCGACACGCTGCGTATGCTGCATGGCCGCGAGCCCGCCGCGCGCGAGGTCACCGCGTTAGATGCCTATCTCGTCACCGTCTGCGACCACGGCATGAACGCTTCGACTTTTGCCACACGCGTGGTGGCGTCCACTCACGCAGACCTCTTCGCCGCCGTCACCGCCGGCTATTGCGCGCTGACGGGGCCGCTGCATGGCGGCGCGCCGGAGCCGGTGCTGGAAATGCTCGATGCGATCGGGTCGCGCGAGCGCATCAAGCCCTGGGTGGATGCAGCGCTGGCCCGTGGCGAGCGGATGATGGGATTTGGTCACCGCGTCTATCGCGTGCGCGACCCGCGCGCCGACGTGCTGAAGACCGCGATCGAGGCACTCGCCTCCAACGGCGCCGACCTGCCCTTCGCCGGCGAGGTCGAGGCCTATATCCGCGAGGCCCTACGGAAGAAGAATCCGGACCGGCCGCTGGAGACCAATGTCGAGTTCTTCACCGCGATCCTGCTCGACGCACTCGCAATTCCGCGGCAGGCTTTTACGCCGATCTTCGCCGTCGCGCGCGTCGCGGGGTGGACCGCGCACGCGCTCGAGCATCGGCGCACGGGACGGCTGATCCGGCCGAGCTCGTCGTATGTCGGGGCGATGCCGAAGGGGTGAGGGTAGGATTTCGTAGGGTGGGTTAGCCGAAGGCGTAACCCACCACTTCTGTCACCGCGGAGACTAAAGAGGTGGGTTACGCCTCGCGGACCGCGCTTCGCGCATCCGCAAGGCTAACCCACCCTACGCACCTGCCGTGACGCGAGAGGCTCACGCCTCCCGCACCACTGTCTTCAAATAGTTATACGCCTTGATGATCTCGATCAGGCGGTCTTCGGTCGAGCGGTCGCCGCCATTGGCGTCGGGGTGGTGCTGCTTGACCAGCGCCTTGTACTTGGTCTTGACGTCGGCAAGCGTGACGTCGGGGCCGAGGCCCATGACCTGAAGCGCCTTGCGCTCGGCGTTCATCACCTTGCGCGTCTCGGCCTTGGGCTGGGCGTCCGGGCCCTTCCGCCAGCTCGCGCGGCCGTTGATCTCCGAGAACATGCTGAAGGGATCGAAGGCGCCGTCGATCTCGGCCTCCGTTCCCTTCTTGACGCCGCCATTGGCGCCCATCTTCCAGGTCGGACGATGGCCGGTGAGCGCGTCCTTCTGGTAGCGCGCCACGGCCTCCGCGTTCATCCCGGAGAAGAAATTGTAGGACTGATTGTACTCGCGCACGTGGTCGAGACAGAAGTGCCAGTACTCGCGCGAATTCTCGCGCCCCTTCGGCGCGCGGTGCGCGCCCTTGTTCTGACAACCGGCCCACTCGCAATTGGCCACGGTCTCGCGCGGCTTCGCTTCCGGCTTCGCCTTGGTCGGCTTCACGCGGATGGAGTCGAAGAATTTGTTGGTGTCGATCGGCATGACAGACTTTGACTACGCAATGCAAAAACCTTCAAGTCTTGACATTGCAATTAGGACGAAACCCATAGCCGAAACTTCGGCGCCTTATGGCATTGACGGAACGCGCACGCACACTTTAATGGCAAACATGGCCATGACCGACACTATCAGCAACAAGTTGCGCGAAGCTTTCACGCCGGAAAGCCTGCGGGTGATCGACGAGTCACATTTGCATGAAGGCCACGCCGGGCACCGGCCGAGCGGCGAGACGCATTTCCGGGTTTATATTGTGTCTGACGCCTTCAAAGGGAAGGGCCGGGTCGAGCGCCACCGCATGATAAATGCGCTACTTTCCGCGGAACTCCAGGGCAGCGTGCACGCGCTGGCAATCCACGCGCAGGCGCCGGGAGAAGGGTAGCTCCGTCATTCCGGGGCGATGCAAAGCATCGAACCCGGAATCTCGAGATTCCGGGTTCGCCCTACGGGCGCCCCGGAATGACGATGCGAGTGCTTGAAGATCAAAACGACGTCCCGGCCCGTCGCGGCTTGGCTTCCTCGACCTCGGCTTCGCGCGGCACCGGTGAAATACGGAGCGCGGTGATGCGGTTGCGCTCGCGGCGGAGCACGCGGAATCGGAAGCCGTGGAAGGTAAAGCTCTGGCCGCGGTCGGGGATCGAGCGCGCCTCGTGAATGACGAGGCCCGCGACCGTCGTTGCCTCTTCGTCGGGCAGATTCCAGTCCATGGCGCGGTTGAGGTCGCGGATCGGCACCGAGCCATCGACCACCACGGAGCCGTCGGGCTGGGCGCGGACGCCCGCGACCACCACGTCATGCTCGTCGGAGATGTCGCCGACGATCTCCTCCAAAATGTCTTCCAGCGTCACAAGACCTTCAACCTCGCCATACTCGTCGACGACGAGCGCAAAATGGGTCTTCCGGCGGCGGAACGCCTTGAGCTGCTCGGAGACGGGCCGCATCTCCGGCACGAACCAAGGCGGCAGCGCGATGGTCGAGACGTCGATGCGCGAGGTATCACCGTCGGAGGCCCGGATCGCGCGCAAAAGGTCTTTTGCGTGCAGCACGCCGATGATGTTCTCCGGCTTCTCGCGCCAGAGCGGAATGCGGGTGTATTCGGTGGCAAGCACCTCGCGCACCAGATCTTCCGCGGGCAGATCGGCATTGATCATGACCATCTCGGTGCGATGGATCATCACGTCGGAGACCTGGAGCTCGCGCAGGTCGAGCAGGCCGCCGAGCATGTCGCGGTCGTGCTTCTCGACCTTGCCCTCGTGGTGCAACAGATCGACTGCACCGCGCAGGCGCTCGGTCGGCGACAGGATCGCCTGGTGCTCGCCGATCGCGATGCCGAACAGCCGCATCAGCACGCGCACGATGTTCTCGACGATCGACAGCAGCGGGCCGAGGATGAACACGGTGAGCCGCATCGGCCGCGCCACGGCGAGCGCAATGCGATCCGGCGCATTGATCGCGATGGTTTTTGGCAGCACCTCCGCAAAAATCACGACCAGCGCGGTCATCACGCCGGTGGCGTAGAGCACGCCGACTTCGCCGAACCAGGTGGTGAAAATCCCGGTCGCGATCGCGGACGCACCGATATTGGCGATGTTGTTGCCGAGCAGCAGCGCGCCGATCAGCCGCTCGCGGTTCTCGATCAGGATGGAGACGACGATAGCCTCGCGGTTACCCTGCTTGGACAGCCGCAGCATGCTGGCGCGCGAGGCGCCGGTCAGCGCGGTCTCGCTCGCGGCGAAGAATCCCGAGACCAGGAGGCAGAAGACGACGATGGAGAGTCCGAGCCAGTCCATGCACCCAACCGCCGGTTCAGCCGCACATCACGCTTTGCGGGCAAGCTTTTCTTGCAGGAAGTCACGCACGAGCGTGGGCTCGACGTCCTTGGCGATGACGGCGCGGCCGACCGCCTCGAGCAGGATGAAGGTGAGCTTGCCGCGCGTGACCTTCTT from Bradyrhizobium arachidis carries:
- a CDS encoding esterase-like activity of phytase family protein; its protein translation is MSTRASRRQFLSRAAAGVSILAVPGLAQAQLATESPPKSATGIAEHAVTEPVAIEVNARAILAFEPRDRTRTRFGSLDYRSGLVLTSPHRGFGGLSGIRLDSKGERFIAISDQATWFTGRIRYAGREMVGLENVEASPMLNADGRPITEKRYWYDSESLALDGSYVYVGLERVNQLLRYDFSKGFTRSRGEVMPLPSAAKRLPYNKGLEALVVVPKGQPLAGTLIALSERGLDGSGNLIAFLVGGPTPGQFSIRRTENFDISDAVLLPSGELLVLERKFSWFTGVNIRIRSLQLKSIAPNALVDGLTLFSADLGHEIDNMEGIDAHVTPEGETVLTLVSDDNFSMLQRTILLQFTLVE
- the cobT gene encoding cobaltochelatase subunit CobT, with translation MSTSNSKFRSGAKEAPTEPFKRAVTSCLKAIAKAPELDVSFAAERPGLAPGKARLPEPARKMTKRDAAIVRGHADSIALKLACHDPKVHRKLMPGNPQARGVFEAVEQARVEAIGARRMAGVAKNLTAMLDDHFHRGKFDEITDRADAPLSDALAMLVRERLTGMAPPTAAKKMVDLWRPILEDKIGARLDRLDRLVEDQGRFGDAVHDLLTALDIGDERNADSDDDQDQDENSDGENDQSGAEGSPDSDAAQEMSADQAQATTEEMSDSAMESAQASTSDTFDDGELGDDETPGEATRPNSRGANEPRGPEYHAFAPKFDEVIAAEDLCDHDELERLRSYLDKQLAHLQGIVARLANRLQRRLMAQQNRAWEFDLEEGILDPARLSRVVTDPYHPLSFMREKEATFRDTVVTLLLDNSGSMRGRPITVAATCADILARTLERCGVKVEILGFTTRAWKGGQSREAWLAAGKPANPGRLNDLRHIIYKSADAPWRRARKNLGLMMREGLLKENIDGEALDWAHKRLLGRTEQRKILMMISDGAPVDDSTLSVNPGNYLERHLRHIIEEIETRSPVELIAIGIGHDVTRYYRRAVTIVDAEELGGAITDKLAELFSETNVAPQPTTTSRPRRKLHS
- a CDS encoding GNAT family N-acetyltransferase; translated protein: MASITVERSIGTTKKAVLGGLIGYNTEKLGRQKYKRLAISLKERGKIVGGIVGEVWTTVLFIQLFWIEQKYRGKDHGTKLIAAIEDEARRIGATRSYLDTMSFQAPGFYRGCGYEEFGAIDGYPGGVTRHWFTKSL
- the cobS gene encoding cobaltochelatase subunit CobS, which translates into the protein MPDMKVSVRQVFGIDSDLEVPAYSEVDPHVPEVDADYRFDRATTLAILAGFAKNRRVMVTGYHGTGKSTHIEQVAARLNWPCVRVNLDSHISRIDLVGKDSIVVKDGKQVTEFRDGILPWALQHNVALVFDEYDAGRPDVMFVIQRVLEVSGRLTLLDQNKVIKPHPAFRLFSTANTVGLGDTSGLYHGTQQINQGQMDRWSIVTTLNYLGHDEEVEIVLAKAKHYRTQEGRDIVNKMVRLADLTRNAFANGDLSTVMSPRTVITWAENSDIFGDIGFAFRVTFLNKCDELERPLVAEFYQRCFNAELPESAVNVALS
- a CDS encoding DedA family protein; translation: MTSFLDPFIAFVSAHAWLAYLTLFLAALLEAVPVVGSVVPGSTIILALSALIPGGELKLQWVLLAAAFGAVVGDGSAYWVGHRRQREILNTWPLTNYPRVVEESETFFQRFGTWAVFFARFVPPIRAFVPVTAGALGMQPARFYAVNIPAILLWAPAHVLPGVLAVSALHEYAGLPHHEHVGKHLWMFAVAGIAIILGLAIWTVRRRHGSKTPAKTAA
- a CDS encoding citrate synthase family protein is translated as MKNSPELYLSAREAAAELAISPATLYAYVSRGLIRSEPTADSRKNRYRAEDVRNLKDRRAPTPEPRGLRSFDADLPVMDTEIATITEDGPIYRGVNCVDLSESDTLEHTATLLWDVSGVDPFAPDNCPHVSDEMRAIAQAARRAAPIDRAIAVLALASSADPRAFTRAPDGRALVGARIVRLLVATMLNAEPSAEPLHQQIARAWAPDNKHAPDLVRRALVLLADHELNASTFTARCAASTGLNLYDAVIAGLAALKGPKHGGAGVLASQLVKTLVDRDVEPMVRERVALGERFAGFGHGVYKRGDPRAQSLLRALARAGAPRKFTTEVPARIAEATGELVNIDYALAVLVHALRFPPGSELALFAMSRSVGWIAHASEQLAFGKLIRPRARYVGPAPGRRVVVPESKT
- a CDS encoding citrate synthase/methylcitrate synthase; translation: MNIQLTKSQIGLDGVPAAETVLSHVDGERGELIIAGEHVGRLVAESSFEGVTARLWNGAMGSKLTEANVRASLGEARARAFARLPDLLPATRGMGIVDGFRAAVAGLRAEHGLDHEATIVGAFPVIAGALVRRAKGEHPVTPDPSVSHAADTLRMLHGREPAAREVTALDAYLVTVCDHGMNASTFATRVVASTHADLFAAVTAGYCALTGPLHGGAPEPVLEMLDAIGSRERIKPWVDAALARGERMMGFGHRVYRVRDPRADVLKTAIEALASNGADLPFAGEVEAYIREALRKKNPDRPLETNVEFFTAILLDALAIPRQAFTPIFAVARVAGWTAHALEHRRTGRLIRPSSSYVGAMPKG
- a CDS encoding J domain-containing protein produces the protein MPIDTNKFFDSIRVKPTKAKPEAKPRETVANCEWAGCQNKGAHRAPKGRENSREYWHFCLDHVREYNQSYNFFSGMNAEAVARYQKDALTGHRPTWKMGANGGVKKGTEAEIDGAFDPFSMFSEINGRASWRKGPDAQPKAETRKVMNAERKALQVMGLGPDVTLADVKTKYKALVKQHHPDANGGDRSTEDRLIEIIKAYNYLKTVVREA
- a CDS encoding BolA family transcriptional regulator — its product is MANMAMTDTISNKLREAFTPESLRVIDESHLHEGHAGHRPSGETHFRVYIVSDAFKGKGRVERHRMINALLSAELQGSVHALAIHAQAPGEG
- a CDS encoding HlyC/CorC family transporter, with product MDWLGLSIVVFCLLVSGFFAASETALTGASRASMLRLSKQGNREAIVVSILIENRERLIGALLLGNNIANIGASAIATGIFTTWFGEVGVLYATGVMTALVVIFAEVLPKTIAINAPDRIALAVARPMRLTVFILGPLLSIVENIVRVLMRLFGIAIGEHQAILSPTERLRGAVDLLHHEGKVEKHDRDMLGGLLDLRELQVSDVMIHRTEMVMINADLPAEDLVREVLATEYTRIPLWREKPENIIGVLHAKDLLRAIRASDGDTSRIDVSTIALPPWFVPEMRPVSEQLKAFRRRKTHFALVVDEYGEVEGLVTLEDILEEIVGDISDEHDVVVAGVRAQPDGSVVVDGSVPIRDLNRAMDWNLPDEEATTVAGLVIHEARSIPDRGQSFTFHGFRFRVLRRERNRITALRISPVPREAEVEEAKPRRAGTSF